GATAGCCATAAGTTCCGGCAGGTGCAGGCCCATTCGGGGTATTACCATCCCAAAGCATTCCCGGATTTTTGATTGAAAAACAACACCACCAAAACGGTTAAAAATGGTTAGCTCATAGTCACGAATGTCAATAGATAAGGCACCAAACTTATCATTCACGCCATCATCGTTAGGTGTAAAAACTGATGGAAGATAAACATCAATTATTTCAGTAAGTGTAACTGTTACTGTATCCGTTTCAGAACATACACTATCACTTGCTGTAAGCCATACAGTGCCAATATCAGCTAAAGCGAATGTATTGTTGGTAGTGCCATCTTGCCACAAATAAGTAAGTAGGGGAGGAGCAGAAAAAAGCAATTGATTTCCTCGGCAAATACCTGTATCATTTCCTAAATTAATTTGTAAGTCGCGTCTTTCAATAAATGCGGTATCGGTTACTTTGCAACTTCCATTATCAGCTTCCAGATAATAGATGCTAGTTTGGGCAGGAGAAATTTGTTGTGTTGTTTCTCCGGTGCTCCAGATATAGTTTATGCCGGGAATACCGGCATCTAACATATAAGAGTCTGATTTGCATAAAATGGTATCAGGTCCTATATTAAGAAAAAAACCAGGGATGGTATCAATTTTAATAGAATCAATTTCGGTACAATAGCCGGTGGCGCTAATGGTTACCGTATAAGTACCATTCATTGTTATTGCTTGTGAAGCATTGGTGCTTCCCGTGCTCCATAAATAATTTGCATTGAGCGAAGTTAAATCAAGCAAGAAGGTTGAGCCATAACAAATGGTAGTGTCGTTGCCTAGGTTAAGATTGAAACTATTGGCAACGGAAATGTTAATTGTATCGGTAGCGCTGCAATAGGTATTGTCAACAATGGTTAATGTATATTGACCTGGTTGAGTTACTGTATAAGTTATGGTTGTGCTTCCATCTTGCCATAGGTAACTATTGCCATTGAGTCCTCCAATTAAAAAGATGGTGTCGCCAGAGCATAGGGTAGAGTCAGGCCCAAGATTTACTATTCCATTGAAATTTACGGTACTTTCCTGCAGTTTCAGGTTATGCAAGGTATTAAGCGTTGCATTATTAAAGCCATCGGTAGCTCCATTCGTTGTATTAAAACATGGCGATGTAGGAGATAGTTCTTTTCCGGCAAGGCCAGCTGATGTATTAATTGTAAGATTACCGGGAATTGTACCTGGAACTAACCATACTAAACCACTGCCACCTCCGCCACCGGGTCCAAAGCAATTAGCAATAGCTGAGTTTAAATCGCCACCTTTTGCACCTTTAGCTTCGGCAGTAAGAGGAGATAAAAAGTTATTAACCTCAAATAAAACGATACCACCTGCACCACCACCACCTGCGCCATCACCAATACCCGAAGTTTGGGCCAAATTATCGTTGCCGTTCGCCTTTATGCTATAACCATTACCATATATGTTGTTGGCTTTAATAAAAACAATGCCTCCACCATTTGTGCCTGCTGTACCAACAGCATTGTTGAAGTCTCCGCAGCCACCACCACCTCCCATAAATACCTTATTCTGAAAGTAGAAATTGCCTAGCGAAAGTC
The Bacteroidota bacterium DNA segment above includes these coding regions:
- a CDS encoding gliding motility-associated C-terminal domain-containing protein; this encodes MGGIGGLSLGNFYFQNKVFMGGGGGCGDFNNAVGTAGTNGGGIVFIKANNIYGNGYSIKANGNDNLAQTSGIGDGAGGGGAGGIVLFEVNNFLSPLTAEAKGAKGGDLNSAIANCFGPGGGGGSGLVWLVPGTIPGNLTINTSAGLAGKELSPTSPCFNTTNGATDGFNNATLNTLHNLKLQESTVNFNGIVNLGPDSTLCSGDTIFLIGGLNGNSYLWQDGSTTITYTVTQPGQYTLTIVDNTYCSATDTINISVANSFNLNLGNDTTICYGSTFLLDLTSLNANYLWSTGSTNASQAITMNGTYTVTISATGYCTEIDSIKIDTIPGFFLNIGPDTILCKSDSYMLDAGIPGINYIWSTGETTQQISPAQTSIYYLEADNGSCKVTDTAFIERRDLQINLGNDTGICRGNQLLFSAPPLLTYLWQDGTTNNTFALADIGTVWLTASDSVCSETDTVTVTLTEIIDVYLPSVFTPNDDGVNDKFGALSIDIRDYELTIFNRFGGVVFQSKIRECFGMVIPRMGLHLPELMAILYRLYHLAPMIMLPTED